One region of Aphelocoma coerulescens isolate FSJ_1873_10779 chromosome 12, UR_Acoe_1.0, whole genome shotgun sequence genomic DNA includes:
- the IL5RA gene encoding interleukin-5 receptor subunit alpha isoform X1 — protein sequence MASGMQVFLLLLWTANTPQGAGVKVFPPVNFTLTVSALAQVLIHWKPNPAQEQNNSTIRYDVKILSPVPEEYDTRRTHSVRTVALHNGFSACVRTLLLQEDLQMGSDWVKGNLPPLPGAAETSVTNLSCVTHITLPGNVSLHCTWLPGQGAPEDTEYFLFYRYGAHTEECHTYIKDKWSRNTECRFSSTQIKPGEIDNLIVIHINGSSKRAAIKPFQQLFNQNAIEKVNIPRNISISLEQNDLLATWEKPISPFHEECFEYEFYLINLKSGNKQILKISSNSFRLRIDVSSRYSIRIRANHNHICRARGLWSDWSEVVFVGKNKLDNSIAWILTLLCVSTSCTFLLVALICKINHIWSKLFPPIPTPSNKFRDPFPVDYERARTCTSSTETEVGSLAEDLHCSVLDDSVF from the exons GGGTGCAGGAG TTAAGGTTTTCCCACCTGTTAACTTCACCCTCACAGTCTCTGCATTAGCACAAGTGCTGATACACTGGAAACCAAACCCTGCTCAAGAACAAAACAACTCCACCATTAGATATGATGTGAAAATCCTGAGCCCAGTGCCTGAAGAG TATGACACCAGGAGGACTCACAGTGTCCGAACAGTGGCGCTTCACAACGGCTTCTCCGCATGTGTCCGGACCCTGCTCCTCCAGGAGGACCTTCAGATGGGCAGTGACTGGGTGAAGGGAAACCTCCCGCCTCTGCCAG GTGCTGCAGAGACCTCTGTCACTAACTTGTCCTGTGTCACTCACATCACCCTTCCTGGCAATGTCTCTCTCCATTGCACTTGGCTCCCTGGCCAAGGGGCACCAGAAGACACCGAGTACTTTCTGTTTTACAG GTATGGGGCACACACTGAGGAGTGTCACACTTACATCAAGGACAAGTGGAGCAGGAATACTGAGTGCAGATTTTCAAGTACTCAGATTAAACCTGGGGAGATTGACAACCTCATTGTCATACACATTAATGGCTCCAGCAAACGTGCTGCAATCAAGCCTTTTCAGCAGTTATTTAACCAAAATGCCATCG AGAAAGTgaatattcccagaaatatCAGCATATCCCTGGAGCAAAATGATCTCCTGGCCACGTGGGAGAAGCCAATTTCTCCTTTCCATGAGGAATGTTTTGAATATGAATTTTATCTCATCAACCTGAAGTCAGGTAACAAGCAG ATACTGAAAATCTCCTCCAACAGCTTCCGACTGCGGATCGATGTCAGCAGCAGGTATTCCATAAGGATAAGGGCCAACCACAACCACATCTGTCGTGCCAGGGGGTTGTGGAGTGACTGGAGTGAAGTCGTTTTTGTTG ggaaaaataaaCTGGATAATTCCATAGCCTGGATTCTCACTCTGCTTTGTGTGTCCACGTCCTGCACATTCCTGCTTGTTGCTCTAATATGCAAAAT AAACCACATATGGAGCAAACTGTTCCCACCCATCCCAACGCCCAGCAACAAATTCCGAGATCCCTTCCCAGTTGACTATGag AGAGCACGGACCTGCACCAGCTCCACGGAGACTGAGGTGGGCAGCCTGGCTGAAGACCTCCACTGCAGCGTCCTCGATGACTCCGTGTTCTGA
- the IL5RA gene encoding interleukin-5 receptor subunit alpha isoform X2, whose product MASGMQVFLLLLWTANTPQGAGVKVFPPVNFTLTVSALAQVLIHWKPNPAQEQNNSTIRYDVKILSPVPEEYDTRRTHSVRTVALHNGFSACVRTLLLQEDLQMGSDWVKGNLPPLPGAAETSVTNLSCVTHITLPGNVSLHCTWLPGQGAPEDTEYFLFYRYGAHTEECHTYIKDKWSRNTECRFSSTQIKPGEIDNLIVIHINGSSKRAAIKPFQQLFNQNAIEKVNIPRNISISLEQNDLLATWEKPISPFHEECFEYEFYLINLKSGNKQILKISSNSFRLRIDVSSRYSIRIRANHNHICRARGLWSDWSEVVFVGKNKLDNSIAWILTLLCVSTSCTFLLVALICKINLQKRTEPF is encoded by the exons GGGTGCAGGAG TTAAGGTTTTCCCACCTGTTAACTTCACCCTCACAGTCTCTGCATTAGCACAAGTGCTGATACACTGGAAACCAAACCCTGCTCAAGAACAAAACAACTCCACCATTAGATATGATGTGAAAATCCTGAGCCCAGTGCCTGAAGAG TATGACACCAGGAGGACTCACAGTGTCCGAACAGTGGCGCTTCACAACGGCTTCTCCGCATGTGTCCGGACCCTGCTCCTCCAGGAGGACCTTCAGATGGGCAGTGACTGGGTGAAGGGAAACCTCCCGCCTCTGCCAG GTGCTGCAGAGACCTCTGTCACTAACTTGTCCTGTGTCACTCACATCACCCTTCCTGGCAATGTCTCTCTCCATTGCACTTGGCTCCCTGGCCAAGGGGCACCAGAAGACACCGAGTACTTTCTGTTTTACAG GTATGGGGCACACACTGAGGAGTGTCACACTTACATCAAGGACAAGTGGAGCAGGAATACTGAGTGCAGATTTTCAAGTACTCAGATTAAACCTGGGGAGATTGACAACCTCATTGTCATACACATTAATGGCTCCAGCAAACGTGCTGCAATCAAGCCTTTTCAGCAGTTATTTAACCAAAATGCCATCG AGAAAGTgaatattcccagaaatatCAGCATATCCCTGGAGCAAAATGATCTCCTGGCCACGTGGGAGAAGCCAATTTCTCCTTTCCATGAGGAATGTTTTGAATATGAATTTTATCTCATCAACCTGAAGTCAGGTAACAAGCAG ATACTGAAAATCTCCTCCAACAGCTTCCGACTGCGGATCGATGTCAGCAGCAGGTATTCCATAAGGATAAGGGCCAACCACAACCACATCTGTCGTGCCAGGGGGTTGTGGAGTGACTGGAGTGAAGTCGTTTTTGTTG ggaaaaataaaCTGGATAATTCCATAGCCTGGATTCTCACTCTGCTTTGTGTGTCCACGTCCTGCACATTCCTGCTTGTTGCTCTAATATGCAAAAT TAACCTCCAAAAAAGAACAGAACCATTCTGA